A stretch of the Massilia sp. W12 genome encodes the following:
- a CDS encoding DUF4870 domain-containing protein has translation MSEVIIESGAPSKEDCNFAVVAHLLGMFTSFLAPIIVFLMTRDKSNFVSRQATEALNFQITFFLIYLVCVVLKVVLIGFLLLPIAVLVNWVFCIIAAIAVSKGQAYTYPFSLRLFQ, from the coding sequence ATGAGTGAAGTGATTATTGAAAGCGGCGCGCCGAGCAAAGAAGACTGCAATTTTGCAGTGGTCGCCCATTTGCTGGGGATGTTCACCAGTTTTTTAGCCCCAATCATCGTTTTTCTGATGACGCGCGACAAATCCAACTTTGTCTCGCGGCAAGCAACCGAAGCCTTGAATTTCCAGATCACATTCTTTCTGATCTACCTGGTTTGCGTGGTCTTGAAAGTGGTGTTAATCGGTTTTCTCCTGCTGCCCATCGCTGTGCTGGTGAACTGGGTGTTTTGCATTATTGCAGCGATTGCCGTATCCAAAGGCCAAGCCTATACCTACCCCTTCTCTTTACGCCTGTTCCAATAA
- a CDS encoding DNA topoisomerase III, giving the protein MSKALIIAEKPSVANDIAKSLGGFTKHDEYFESDEYVLSSAVGHLLEIAAPPEHEVKRGKWSFANLPVIPPYFALSPIAKTESRLKLLNKLIKRKDVTTLINACDAGREGELIFRLIAQNANAKQPIKRLWLQSMTPNAIRDGFQHLRSDADMLPLAHAARCRSEADWLIGINGTRAMTAFNSKDGGFYLTTVGRVQTPTLSIVVEREEKIKKFVPRDYWEVRADFVCAAGVYQGRWLDDKFKKDENDPEKKAERLWSRAAAESVVAACRGKPGKVREESKPTTSMSPGLFDLTSLQREANSRFGFSAKNTLALAQALYEKHKVLTYPRTDSRHLPEDYLQTVRQTLDVVAGNPAYQPYARQILDKDWVKPNKRIFDNTKISDHFAIIPTPIAPKNLSEPEQKLYELVTRRFMAVFFPAAEFLVTTRFTEVSGHQFKTEGKIMTNPGWLAIYGKEAQSEDDKESSGNLVPVAAGEQVLTDKLNINGLTTKPPARYTEATLLSAMEGAGKLVEDDELRDAMAGKGLGTPATRASIIEGLLTEKYLLREGRELMPTAKAFQLMTLLRGLGVSELTAPELTGEWEHKLSQMERGNISREEFMREIAQMTQVIVKRAREYDKDTIPGEYHTLATPCPHCGGEVKENYRRFACTKCEFSMTKTPGGRQFEIAEVEELLQNRTIGPLQGFRSKMGRPFAAILRIVKDEESNNHKLEFDFGQNQEEGDDSEAPDFSEQAVLGNCPKCGKHVYEMGLAYVCEASVAKPKACDFRSGRIILQQEILPEQMSKLLQDGKTDLLPGFISQRTRRPFKAFLVRGKDGKISFEFEERKTAKTSKSTGESTAKSSTPKEGVKKATSRSKKAA; this is encoded by the coding sequence ATGAGTAAAGCCCTCATCATTGCCGAAAAACCTTCAGTTGCGAACGATATCGCCAAATCGCTCGGCGGCTTCACCAAACACGATGAGTACTTTGAATCGGACGAATATGTCTTATCCTCCGCCGTCGGCCATCTGTTGGAAATCGCCGCACCGCCAGAACATGAAGTCAAACGCGGCAAATGGAGTTTCGCCAATCTTCCCGTGATCCCGCCCTATTTCGCCTTGTCGCCCATCGCCAAGACGGAAAGCCGGCTGAAATTACTGAATAAGCTGATCAAGCGCAAAGACGTAACCACGCTGATCAACGCCTGCGACGCGGGGCGCGAAGGGGAATTGATTTTCCGCCTGATCGCGCAAAACGCCAACGCCAAGCAACCGATCAAACGCCTGTGGCTGCAATCCATGACGCCGAATGCGATCCGCGACGGCTTCCAGCATCTGCGCAGCGACGCCGATATGCTGCCGCTGGCGCATGCGGCGCGCTGTCGCTCTGAAGCGGACTGGCTGATCGGCATCAATGGCACGCGCGCCATGACTGCATTCAACTCGAAAGACGGCGGCTTTTATCTGACCACCGTGGGCCGGGTGCAAACCCCAACCCTATCGATTGTGGTCGAGCGCGAAGAAAAGATTAAAAAATTCGTGCCGCGCGACTATTGGGAAGTGCGGGCCGATTTCGTCTGCGCCGCCGGGGTGTATCAAGGCCGCTGGCTGGATGACAAATTCAAGAAAGATGAAAACGACCCGGAAAAGAAGGCCGAGCGTTTATGGAGCCGCGCCGCCGCCGAATCCGTAGTCGCCGCCTGTCGCGGCAAACCGGGCAAGGTGCGCGAAGAATCCAAACCCACCACCTCGATGTCGCCCGGCTTGTTTGATCTGACCAGCTTGCAGCGCGAAGCCAACTCACGCTTTGGTTTTTCCGCCAAAAACACCCTGGCCTTAGCGCAGGCGCTGTATGAAAAGCATAAAGTGCTGACTTATCCGCGTACCGATTCGCGCCATTTGCCGGAAGATTATTTGCAGACCGTGCGCCAAACTCTGGACGTGGTGGCCGGCAATCCGGCTTACCAGCCGTATGCGCGTCAAATTCTGGACAAAGATTGGGTCAAGCCGAATAAGCGGATTTTCGATAACACCAAAATTTCCGATCACTTCGCCATCATCCCGACCCCGATTGCGCCGAAAAATCTGAGCGAGCCTGAGCAAAAACTGTATGAATTGGTGACACGCCGCTTCATGGCGGTGTTTTTCCCGGCAGCGGAATTTCTGGTCACCACCCGCTTTACCGAAGTCTCCGGCCATCAGTTCAAAACTGAGGGCAAGATCATGACCAACCCCGGTTGGCTGGCGATCTACGGCAAAGAAGCGCAAAGCGAGGATGACAAGGAAAGCAGCGGCAATCTGGTGCCGGTGGCCGCCGGCGAGCAGGTGCTGACAGACAAACTGAACATCAACGGCCTGACCACCAAACCGCCGGCGCGCTACACGGAAGCCACCTTGCTGTCGGCCATGGAAGGCGCCGGCAAGCTGGTGGAAGATGATGAATTGCGCGACGCCATGGCCGGCAAGGGGCTGGGCACGCCAGCCACGCGCGCCTCCATCATTGAAGGCTTGCTGACGGAAAAATATTTGCTGCGCGAAGGGCGCGAATTGATGCCAACCGCCAAGGCCTTCCAATTGATGACCTTGTTGCGCGGCCTGGGCGTCTCCGAACTGACCGCGCCGGAACTGACCGGCGAATGGGAGCACAAACTCTCGCAAATGGAGCGCGGCAATATCTCGCGTGAAGAATTTATGCGTGAAATTGCGCAGATGACGCAAGTCATCGTCAAGCGCGCGCGCGAATACGATAAAGACACCATTCCGGGCGAATACCACACCCTGGCCACGCCCTGCCCGCATTGCGGCGGCGAGGTGAAAGAAAACTATCGCCGCTTTGCCTGCACCAAGTGCGAATTTTCCATGACCAAGACGCCGGGCGGGCGCCAGTTTGAAATCGCCGAAGTCGAAGAGCTGCTGCAAAACCGCACCATCGGCCCGCTGCAAGGCTTCCGCTCCAAAATGGGCCGGCCTTTCGCCGCCATTTTGCGTATTGTCAAGGATGAGGAAAGCAATAACCACAAACTGGAATTTGATTTTGGCCAGAACCAGGAAGAAGGCGATGACAGCGAAGCACCGGACTTCAGCGAGCAGGCCGTATTGGGAAATTGTCCGAAGTGTGGTAAACATGTATACGAAATGGGTTTAGCCTATGTCTGCGAAGCCAGCGTGGCCAAACCCAAGGCATGCGATTTCCGCAGTGGCCGCATCATCCTGCAGCAGGAAATTCTGCCAGAGCAGATGAGCAAGCTGCTGCAGGATGGCAAAACCGATTTGCTGCCAGGCTTTATTTCGCAACGCACCCGGCGCCCGTTCAAGGCCTTTCTGGTGCGCGGCAAGGATGGCAAAATCAGTTTTGAATTCGAGGAGCGCAAAACTGCCAAAACCAGCAAAAGTACGGGAGAAAGCACAGCGAAAAGCAGCACCCCGAAAGAGGGTGTGAAAAAAGCCACCAGCCGCAGCAAAAAAGCGGCCTGA